The genomic window gtgctctaaacatattttgtggaacctaTGCCTGCCTTCTTACCTATGTTAAAAcctaggtttatggtaaaaagatcaccagtttctcttgtttagtgcATATCTAGTAATCAGAGAAATATGTGCAGACCTCACTTCAACATGGTCTGATGTTAGAGCTGCAAAGAAACAATATGAACTGTGTAGATGATAGTCCACACATGAAGGATAAAACATTTCCTAAATTACTATGTTGTAAAACTCCTTTTTGATGCATATACTTATCAATTCATGGTCATCAATTATTCAGTACGCAAGTGACAGAGTAAAAGTTTGTTAAACAATGGTAACCTCATCTTTATTTACAGACTAGCTGCAATTCTTGATTATGGCAACTAATTTTAGCTAGATATGACTTGATTACAGAAGAGCTCTCAAAGAATTGAAGTGTTAATAACAGAATAAAAGTCTCCTAGATATTCGACACCTTTTTAGGGCAGGCACCAGGCGTTGGCTGGTGCCTAGAcgccttgacaactaagatTTGTACATATGATTAGGTCAAAATTAAAAGGAGTTGAAATGGACGGGCTCGATTTTTATGCTAACTATTGTTGACTAAACGTTTTGGAAATTATAGTTCGCAGTTCAATGTTCTTGGTGATTTTGTAGGCAGCTAAGGAGTTCGAGACTGAGTTGAAAAAGGACACAGATGATACAAATGAATCATCTACATCAAACTCAACAATGGTTGGTGAAGAAAAACAGGATGTGAAGATGTAGAGAGAGTTCGTGCATCTTTGGTTACAAGGAACTCCAAACTTGTGGTCGGGATGCAAGTTTTTTTGTTACTTGACAAAGAAAACCGTGGATAAAATATCCACtgtcttttgtttttaaggaaaatgttgtccttttttGGTCTGAGCGTGATGTACATGTTGCTAGTTGGTTTTTGCTTTAATTTCCTCTTCAAGAATTTGTTGTCCAGAATTCAACTTACTGAAACAATTCTGAATATTATATGAATGACTTCATTTTTCCATTCCGAATCAGAAGAAGGAGGTTTCATGCGAGGTTAACTTCATTTGTGAATAactttttctgcttcttttaatatattcttAAGAATAGTAAACTTATATGAAAAGTGGAGTCCATTTTGAGGCAACTAAGAGCAGAAGCTCACCTGATCACATGCAGGCACTCAAAGCACCTTCTAAAATTGGCATGTGAGAACAATTGTTATCGGCCATATAGCCAAGAAAAATGATACAGCTTCCACAATTCTAACTACTAACAAAGTTGGAACTATCGTGTCTCCCTTGATTCAGAAAATGAACATTCTAAAAAAACGcgtaaatgtgaaaaaataacaccaagCCTTATGTTTGTAGATTTTACAGTTGGACAGTTGCGATTGGACACAGTGagttaaatgaaaattttttaaatttgggtATGTATTTGTCATATCTATAAAGttgggcatttttttttgttttttcttttaagaaagaGCAGCTCCCGGGCGCAAGGTTATACCTCAATAGAAATAGTTTTTTTCATTGGCGGAAGTTGTGTGTCGAAGAATTTAGTTCTTTTAGGTCTCCAAGAGATGTGGATGATGAGAAATATTCTAACAAGTGTCGCCTTAAAAGGGACATCCCATCAGTTTTGATTTCATATCGAGGAAGCTTGTCGTTcgcaattgaaaatttgaaatttgtaaTTAGTTAGAACTTCGAAATAAAAATTAGTTAGAACTTCGAAATAATCATTCTCTGTTCCGGCTCCTTCACAGTTAAATCGTTGGTTATGAGTAAAAAATTCAACGGAGTTTTCGGGTGAGATTATTTAGGAATCTTGTTCGGAGTGGATTTCTGCAGCATAAACTGATTCTTTGCTCCTTCCGCTAAAAAGAAGTCTGTCTCAGCTAGAAAAGAATcaagcgttttttttttcctgtaagGTTTTGAAGATGGTATCAGAATAATCCTGAAGTAACCCCATCAAATTAAGCTGAAAAGAATATTTAGATTTGCAGGCTTCTTCACGAAAGATGTTCTTTCACTAATTTCTTTGTAACACAGATGCCGTATCAACAGGAACACCAGCAGCAGCAGTGAACGGGATACAGAATGCATTTTCATGTTGCCGCTAGCGGTCACTTGACACAGTCAAAATATTGTTTCTCCTCTTCTTGGTTTGAACTGAAATTGTATATTCACTTTTCCTCTGCGCAACAGCACAAGTTGCTACGAGATTAAAACAGCCCAATTCAGTTTGTTGAATTATTTTTGATGTACAAGGaaccaaacaaaaatttctGTGTCTCCATGTAACAAAGTTTTAACTGCATAAGGCTCTTCTATCGTGAAAAAGTCTCAACCATCTTTTTTCTGTTCCAGTAAGAAATTAAATGCACGTGGAGCCTCATTTGTTCAAGCTAAATATTCTTCCACCATTATATTCAGGGCTGAAATACATCCTCTTATTCAACCAAAAAATAGGTGTACACTTGAAAGCTTgaaaatccaacaattttcttTTCGAGTATTTTCAACATCAGTAAAATAGGTATacaatagggagatctgctaTTTCTTGAACTTCTATAAGATGGCTCCTTTAGCTGCAAGTAAACTTTTGACATTATCCTCTACCTTCCTGCGAAGGAGGGAGGAAGGTAGGCGTTCAATTACCTCGGCagcaaaagaaaagatgagCGCATTTCTGGCAGTCTGCAAATCGACACCACGTGCCTGAAAATAGAAGAGCTGGTCATCTTCAAGATCACTTATGGCAGCTCCATGGGAACATTTCACATCATCAGCAACTATTTGCAGGTTGGGCTTAACATTGACTGTAGCACGGGGAGCTAGAAGGAGGCTTCTTGTTAGTTGACCTGCATCTGTTTGCTGTGCATACCTTCAAATGTCGAAGATGTAGCAACTGAATTAAAATAAGTACCGGAGTGTATTGTAAAAATGTAACAAGACACACTGGTTCTAGAAGTACTGACAACCAGAtactttctcaaacaaaacCAATTTCTGCATCCATatttaaaaggcaaaagcaAAAGGTGAAGCATGTAAGAAACAATGAAAAGTCATGGTGATGCACAATGAAGGAAAGTTCCAGAGACATGGATAAGACGCCAGGGGATTCAAAATACAGCATCTATGAGCTAAGGTCTTCCATGGCTGTATACATTCTCAACCATGTATTCTTACAACATCAGTTAAGTCAGGCAGgcttcagaaaaataaaaatttggacAGCCCAACCAGTCAGATCCATGACATGTCCCAAAAGTTCCTAGTGTTCAGTCATTTGAAACACCTTTCCCTTTCCCATCCACAGAAAAAGGAGACGGAGTAACTTATCTATGCTCACGTACCACATATACGTCTAATACAAGAATCCCAAGGTTGACTACGACCATGCTTCTTATGTTTTTGCAGATAATGTCATTTCAGTGATGCAACTGTACTAGGAACTAGGAAGTAAGAACAACTAAACAAGCCATCCCAGGAAGCACATGAAGTAGCTTGGTGGAATAAGCAGACAACATTATGTCATGCatcagaaattcaaaattttcaattatagGGAATAATCAACGCAACATACTTGTTGACTTGGATATTGCCATCAAAGATAGCTTGGCCTGATGAATCGGCAACTATGCACTTGTGAAGTTGCCGACCATAACCTCTTGGATGATCCAAGACCAGTCTGCTGTGCAAATCCTGTGCTTGGTTACTTCCAGCCAAATGAAACGTGGATAATTCTGTGACTGTGTCAGAACCATGCTGCTGAATGTGAAGATTGTGTCTGCTTAACTTTCCACCCGTACTTGTCTCTATAAGATTATAGCTACTAGTTGCAGCCTGTGAATGATGGGCAAATTATTGCCAGTGGACTTATCAAACACTCCGGAAAAATAAAGTACTATGGTAGCACTAATCTCtaatagaaaaaagaacaattatgaaagaaatatttataGCATATACTAATCaggaaaaagttaaaacttatAATTGAAAAGCCTACCAGATTTTGCCTTCAAATATAACAGTTATGTCCACTCTATGAAAAGCATACTCAGTATTTCGTTGTCATTTGCTTTGTATTCCTTCAGTTTTCTACGGATCATGCTTTCTTGTGTAATCCTAGATTTCCTAGTGTAAGCTAACATAATTTCTTTGATTCTTGCATATCTGGTTTCAAATCTGCATCAGAATGACAATGAAACACTCTCCACGGTGTAAAGAGGATAACTCAGGGGAGACCAAGTGAAGCATCATTATCAAATACTTAaacaaatgcttcaagatcaTTTCAgaaacttcaaaattcaaataccACGAGCCATGAGAGGGAGCTCTCATAGCATGGGAGTGTTGAGAACAGGTAAACTTCCAACTTTTACCAGAAAAAGTTGAAACGAACCCTGTAGGACATCTTCTGACCAAGAACTATTATGCATGTTAACTATTATGCATGTTACCTGAATGCAATAATCCAAGTCCTAGACTACACCAAATATGGTCTAGAATTTAGCCTTCACATTGTGAAGAGACtatgatgatgacgatggcaatagaagagagagtttGTGCTGATAACACGTGCAGTAACTCAATTACCAATAGGAATGACAATATGGAAGCAAAAGATGATAATCATTTGTTAGAAAGAAACCATGGCAGCACAAAAGTAATAAAAATTCAAGCATACAAGCAGAAGCACTGGGTGGAAAAGATGGGAGATTCATAAGCTTTGTACACTAGGGTAAAACAATGCCCTCTCATAGAATAGAAGACAAAAGCAACTAACTAAAGGCTTGGGACTTTTGCAGGCATATCCCTCATATTTATATCATAGTGATAAATATCATGCTTGGGATTTTATTCGGtcagttttttaatgtatttaaagaaaacttttttttcttaggaaaaacttgagaattcagaataaaactatataaaaaatttacatatatatatacatatatatatatgtatatatattaatttatttacaaAACATTgacaaaagttcaaaatttgttattaacatgttaaaataaacaaaaaataaataaacatatttaaaaaacgtTAGCCTCAAtaaaaatatcgtgatatttttgcTCTAGCAATATTAAAAAACACGATGAATTCCATTTTGTATTTCACTTTTGTTGGTGATAttgttgcaatattttgaaaatattgccaaTATCTGTGACaattatttataaatttatgcACAAGTATGCCATCATATGAGACATAAACACCTACTTTTCAGGAATTCCACTTCTCAGCACTCTCCTCAATCGTCAGTTGATGAAAATATCACCATTCTTGAAAACGAACCATCAGAATGGTATTCAAACTTTTGGTCACATAGTATGCAAGTTGACTTGCATGCCTACGAAAATATTGATGAAGAGATGATGTAATGTGCCAATATgctctttgaaattttgaatgaaatgaaacaaattgtcAATACGCTCGAACCTCTCACAGAATTCTGGGTTTTCAAGTTACAGATGTAGCGCTCTGACTGCTGCAACATAAAGCATAGCACTATCATTCTTCACTCCCTTGTCCTCTAATAACCAACATAACATGTAATCTGAGCAAAAATCTGAACTATGGTTTCATATTCATCCCAATGCCTATGCTGAGAAAACGTTAACTCTTTGCTGCACTTGCTCTTCCATATAAATACATGGGTCCATGACCCATGAATAGATAGAAACATCAGGTAGAATGCCTAGCCTGTGCTATTCCAAAATTTGCATCACATACGCTCAATTCAATTCTTTGTACGGTCAAAAGGAACATCACTTAATGctcacatttaaattttaatatgtttgaTAACCTTGAGGACAAATGCCAAATGGTAGAGCTAGGCTAGGAATGGTCATGAATTAGTCAATATGCACACTAAGCAGCAATATCTCATCTACCTATGGCCCAATAAATTAAGCTTACTACCACCTGCCTGTCTATATAGTTGGACTTGGATCAACAAGAAGCTGTGTGTTTTCTAACATACAGTTGGCTTCCACAGGAATATATATTCGTGCTTATAGTCTGGAAACCTGAATTTAAGAATCAAATTTGCTGCATATGTGAATCAACATATAGCCCTTTCTATATGTCAAAGCCCCGAAATAACGTGAACCTAATAACTGCAATATTAGATAAGGATTAAAAGCAATTTAAAGAAACTGTATGAAGAAACAGTTTGTAAGATAACATATTTCGTCCGCAAAAGCTTTTGAAGAccaagaagagaaggaaaagcagAAATGCCCCTGAAAAATAACGTTCGCCTAGAATACTAAAGTGACTGATGCACTAGGCTTGGCCTTGGGGAGCATAACTTGTAGCAGCTTTAGACTATGCATAGGCCCACTTTGTTGTTCAACCTATAAGTGTTCCGCAACACGACTAGAAATTCCCACCTTTACATTCGTTGTGTCAGGCCATATCATTATTTCGGCCTTCAAGACATCATGTAAAACTACATTTCCCCGATCTAAAAGGCAACTTATTTCTTTCGTAGAGTTGAACAATGACAGAAAACGTAGTCCCAAATACTCTCAGAAAATCAAAACGCAATTCCCCACCTCCAAAGCGGAGAAAAATCTTACGAGTGGTAGAAGGTTTCCTATTTTAGTAGTCGCTCTGCAACTAACATAACTTCTACGCGGATCTCCTTAGGCATTCTACGATTAAACAATATGCTCATAcagaattgagaagagaagcACAACCGTAAAGGTAACAACCTTATCgacaaaatcatgaaagatgatacaAAAGCTAAAGCACAAAACGGTAGTCTGATGATGAAGGCAGAAGCATACCTGATGAACACGAGTCCACTTTGTGTGGGTGGAATTATCAGCTTGTCTCTGGATATAAGTATGAGAAACCTTCCCTCCTTCCTCGATCACCATCTCCATCACCGAATTGGTCCAGTAAGCCCCTGAATCTCCGCTACCCACAAACTCCTCAACTATCCCAACCTGGCCGCCAGCCTCTACCAAAACTAGCATTCGAGGATTCGATATCGCCACCGATGATGGGTCGCCTTCGTTCTTGCCTCCGATGCCGCCGCCTTGATTGGAATAGAGCACGAAGTGAAGAGGCTTCTCCACAATGCAACCAGTCGGGATGAAGATGACGACGACGTCTGGCACGCCGATGCCATTGAGGGACCAGAAGAGATCTGCTTCCTGGAAGTCGGAGGAGAAGGAGCTGAGGACCCGGTTCAGAAGAGCCTCGTCTTGAATAGCAGAAAGGGGTCCGACGAAGACGGATTCCGGGAGGTCACTGGAGATGCTGGGTGGAGAAGAGGGAAGCAACTGGCCGTCTACTATATGGAGGATGCGGTGGTGTTGGTGGTCGTCGTCGCCGTAGTCGAGAGCGGTGGAAGGAGGAACGGAGGAGGGCTGTACGGGGTTGATAAGGGAGTGCCTGAGGAATCTGGTGTCAGTGAAGCGGAAGGCTTCATCCTTCTGGGTGGGCCACCTCTGGCTGAGGAGGGAGCGGGAGGCAGACTCCCGAAGTCTGAGGAGGGGCAGCGGTGGTGAGGAGGGGAGAGGAGGAACCGAGTCCTCGATCTTCTCGGCCAGCTCTAGCACGAAGGGGTCGGAGAAACAGACAATTGCAGCGGTGCGAGAGGAGCGAAACGTCCTCAATCTCCGTCTGGAGGATGACGACGATGATAAGAATGGGTATGAGCGGCGGAGACGAGGGGGTGATGCTGATGGCAGTAGCCCAGAAAGATGGATCGTGGAGGATGAAGTGGCGGCGGCCATCGCATCCACTCGCCTAGCAGTGCATTGccgagagacagagaaagagggagacGACAACCACCAGCCGACCTGCTTTGACGATCGACGGCTAACAGCCTGCTTCAATGCAACTTGAGtcgagaaatggaaagagagatgTTACCACCACAGAGCTGCCCTGCCTGCTTCAATGCAACCTGAGTCGAGAGAGAGGGGCTACCACCACAGAGCTGCCCTTCCCAACATCTCCGTCTTTGCTCACAAACACGAAGTAGATATGTGTATTTGTCCTCTTCCCCGGCTAGGGAATCTACGCAGAGTGGAAGCCTATTCCAGACTCATTGAAATGCTCCGCCGCAGCAAACGCTTTGTTCTCATTTATTCGAGTGAGTCTACTTTAGGCCAGCGAGGTAAACTCAGACTCAGTTCAATTTCAGTATCCGAAACAACAGCTTCCATGTTGTCAAACTCAGATGGTGAATGGTGATGCCtaagaaaaatcttgaaaaaaagtTTGAACGGTAAATCCATATTAAAACCGCTGGATGAGTAAGTCTCAACAAGTTAGTAGGGAAGAGTACTGATGAGAATAGACTTGACTGACCTAGAAAACGTAATCCTCACTCCTTGATAGCTAATTATGAAGGCTAGTTCTCATAGTAAAGAAAAAGTACTTGAAAAAAAggtataattaaaaaaatacatgaaaattgGACATCTAAAACATTGTCAAAGCACCTCAAATAATTGGAGAAATCAAGTCATTTATTATAGAAGCCCCTAGGAGGCTTTGgttctctctttgtctctctatGACCGCCATTAATGGCAGCTTAGTTATTATCCTCAACTAACTCGTTCTAAACTTAGTTGTTAAACGGCTTTCTATATTTCAAGCAATTAAGACACATAGGATGTGTTTGGATGATACCCTCTTAAAAAACTGCTTGCAAACAATtggttttgtgaatgaatgattttttaatcccttgttaaaaaaaaacagtgaatgaatgattttttaatcccttgttaaaaaaaaaacagtggcGAGAAGCAGTTACTTTCTAGATTTCAAAAATTAGTTTGTGTATTTGAATGatacttattattattatttttttttagagaatAACCTTGGAAGGGACCAGGTTATTCAACCCCTTatgaaaatcagttttctcaaaaatcatgattttgagAAAATCCGGCTTTGGTGTCATCTAAACACTTTAAATAAACggttttggaagcaaaaaaacGTTTTgctgtcatccaaacactatcataaatttcaaactttcgATGTTCATTTCATGGCTATTGAgaacaaatcaaatcaaatggttctatttctcaatctttctgacttatgaaggattcctcgaaaagttaaggattagtagtcctttttagaaatcgaatggattccgtcttatacatacgcgaggaaggtaataaaaaaaagaaagaagatgagttcttctttcttttatcacttaggaGCCATCCGAGATGAAAGTCCGGCAGTTATTTGTAAATACATTTGTTTGCTTGTATgtgtatttttttgtttattcatacACTCAAGTACAATTAATCTGTTTGtgcaattaaaaaatgcatctcTGCCATCGTATAcgtttaatttatttaacttTGAATTAATGCTCACTTAGGACTAaattaagaggaaaaaaaatattttctattccCATCCAGTTCTTAAATTTGTCTGGTTTCCACTCCCTTTTGGGAACTTGCATACATTTTGATCTCAAGAAGCGCATAGACTTTATCCAAGGCCGGCTCGCCACATAACGAATCCTTGCTCAGAGTCAGAACTAATAGACCAATGTTGAGATTATGAACTATGCATAAATTTACTTTGAGAAGTCCCAAAGTTGGTGGTTAATTAATGAATTCAAAAATCTAACAGATTTCAATCCAGCTTTTCAACATGACAAATA from Nymphaea colorata isolate Beijing-Zhang1983 chromosome 6, ASM883128v2, whole genome shotgun sequence includes these protein-coding regions:
- the LOC116256436 gene encoding protein ABCI7, chloroplastic codes for the protein MAAATSSSTIHLSGLLPSASPPRLRRSYPFLSSSSSSRRRLRTFRSSRTAAIVCFSDPFVLELAEKIEDSVPPLPSSPPLPLLRLRESASRSLLSQRWPTQKDEAFRFTDTRFLRHSLINPVQPSSVPPSTALDYGDDDHQHHRILHIVDGQLLPSSPPSISSDLPESVFVGPLSAIQDEALLNRVLSSFSSDFQEADLFWSLNGIGVPDVVVIFIPTGCIVEKPLHFVLYSNQGGGIGGKNEGDPSSVAISNPRMLVLVEAGGQVGIVEEFVGSGDSGAYWTNSVMEMVIEEGGKVSHTYIQRQADNSTHTKWTRVHQAATSSYNLIETSTGGKLSRHNLHIQQHGSDTVTELSTFHLAGSNQAQDLHSRLVLDHPRGYGRQLHKCIVADSSGQAIFDGNIQVNKYAQQTDAGQLTRSLLLAPRATVNVKPNLQIVADDVKCSHGAAISDLEDDQLFYFQARGVDLQTARNALIFSFAAEVIERLPSSLLRRKVEDNVKSLLAAKGAIL